AATTTATTGAAATGACATAGATTACAGAATAGTTTTTTGTTCTCATTTTGTTTTTACCTGATTGTAGAAAAGATTATTTTTTATGAAACCAATAATGGGATTAGTTCATGAAATTATCTTCCTCTAATGCTTAAATCAAATAAAAACTTTGCTGTTTCCTGATCTGAATCGGCTGAAAAGCCAGCAACATAAACTCCTTTCTTGCCAGAAGTCGATTTAATTCCGTATACAACTGCCTCATCGCCCGGGTCCGAATCCCCTTCGTATCGATACACATGAACAATTTCAAATTTCTCAGGATTCTTTTTAATCACATCTGCATTTCGATTAAAATCGCACGTAAATCCTTTTTCATTCAATTGATCTAAAGCCTTTGAAACAGTTGCGTAATGATACATTCTTTTCATGATAAACTGAATTTAATAATTATCGAATTTTAAAGATAACTATTTTAAAATTAAAATGTTATGATAAAACTCATAAAATAGGAAATTTAAAACCAATATTGTTAAGTGATAAAATTGTACTTTTGCCCCGCAGACCGCCTTATCGTCGTCCGCCGTGGCGGAGGGAGGAAAGTCCGGACACCATAGAGAAGCATAGCGGGTAACACCCGTCGGTCTCGGTCTCGATCGGGATTAGGACAAGTGCAGCAGAAAGTATGTACAGGTAATGCTGTAGTGAAACCAGGTAAACTCTATGCGGTGAAATACCAAGTATATCAGCATTTAAGGGCTTCTCGTCCGTTGTTGAAGGGTAGGTAGCTTGAGTTCCGCAGTAATGCGGAATCTAGATAAATGATAAGGTATTGTTAGCAATAACAAGAACAGAATCCGGCTTACAGGTCTGCTTTTTTTATATATTTGTGAAACGTATTTACTTGTTTCATAAAATTCTTTCACTTCAATTTTTATGGAACTAGTTAGCAGGCAATTTGTCTTGACAAAGGCACATAATTGTATATCTGAACTTCGATGTATTTACGAGGCTGGTAAAATAAAAGATCATGAAAACAAAAATTGGAATTTTAGGACTTGGAGGTGTAGGTGGATATTTTGGTGGACTTTTGGCGAAAGCCTACTCTGATTCTAAAGATGTTGAAATAGTATTTATTGCTCGTGGTGAAACTAAAAAAGCCATTGCCGAAAACGGATTGAAGATTATAACGGATGATTTTGAAACGATTGTTCATCCGGATTTAGTATCAAATGATCCGCAAGAAATTGGAGTACTGGATTATTTAATTTGCGCTACAAAAACATACGATATAGAAGAGAGTTTAAGTGCTCTTAAAAACTGTATTACTGGGAAAACGATAATTCTTCCCTTGTATAATGGAGTAGACGCACAGGAAAGAATTCAGGAAATATTTCCGGAGAATGAAGTCTTACAAGGTTGTGTTTATATTATTTCAATGATTTTTGCGCCCGGAACCATTCGTAAAATGGGGTTTTATGAGAAACTTTTTTTTGGTTCTAAAACTGCTCCGGCTTCAAAACTCCAAGAATTACAGGCTATTTTGCAACATGCAAAAATAGAAAGTTATCTGGTTAAGAATATTGATGAAACAGTTTGGGAAAAATTCATTTTTATTTCGGCTCTCGCTACTACAACATCTTATCTGAATCAGAATATTGGTGAGGTTTTAACCAATTTAGAATCAAAAGTAGTTTATATCGAATTGCTTCATGAAATTGAAGATGTAGCCAATGCAAAAGGTTTAAAATTGCCGGAAGATATTGTAGCGCAAACTATTGTTAAACTGGAAAAATCGCCCAGAGAAGCTACTTCATCAATGCACAGGGACTTACTGGCGGGTAAAAACACAGAGGTTTATTCTCTCACTAAATTTGTTGTTAACGAAGGAAAAAAACACGGCATAAAAACGCCTCTTTACGAAAAGATCGCCAATGTCTTAATGAAGTAAGTTTTAAGATTCGTCTTTTGTTGTTCGTACCAGACTTATTCCGGACATAAAGAATACAATTCCTAAAATACCATAAATAATTAGGGATTTAATATCTCTTGTTTCCCCTGATGTACCGGCAAAAATAACGGCTGTATAAATAAGTCCTGCTATTCCGAGAATAGTAAGTAATCCTCCGAAAAATCTTTTTAGGTTCATGACTGTTAGATTTAATGTTCATAACAAATTTAGGTTTATAAGGCTTAAGTGTTGTTATACAATTGTTTACTGAAATTATATGATTTCAAGGAAGAAAAAGCAGTCTTATGTAAATTTATTTTGTAAGAAAATAGTTTTGTTTTTGATTGTGTGATATAGTTTAAATGCTATTTTTGCCACCAACTAAACCAAAACAAAATATGAAAAAAAACTGCCTTCTGTTGTTACTATTACTTGCAACGATCCCTTCAGTTTATGCGCAAGACGAAGCTCCGGTTTCGGTTGTGAAAAATCAATTTAAAATAAACATGTTATTTCCAGGATTTGTCTATGAACATGGATTTTCAGAAAAAAATACACTTTATTCTGAAGCAGCTTTTGGACTAGGTTATAGTTATAGTGATTTTTATGGAGAATCAAATGTTTATGTTGCTCCGTTAATTACAGAGCAACTTCGTCATTATTATAACTTACAAAAAAGATCAACTAAAGGAAAAAGAACAGAGCGGAATTCTGGGAATTATTTAGCACTAAATGCTTCCTATTACTTCAAACCTATTTCAGGCAATTCAGAGCATTTTAGTTACGTTCCCTCGTCTACGGTTGCCGTGCTTTGGGGATTGCAACGCACTTACAAAGGAAGATTAAATTTAGAATTTAATGTTGGTCCGGGAGTGAATTTTAGTGAAATTGAGACAAAATTTGCACTTCCCATTAATTTTACTTTAGGTTGGGTTATTGGAAAATAAATCAGAAACATAAAATAGAAAAACCTTGAGAAATCAAGGTTTTTCTATTTTAAATTCTAAGCCAATATTCCGAACACTTTCTATTTTGATTTTCGGATCAGAATTAAAATATTTTCTGAGTCTGCTGATAAATACATCCATGCTTCGTCCGGAGAAATAATCGTCTTTTTTCCATACCGACATTAAAATCTGATCTCTTTTTAATAACTGATTATGATTTAGATACAAGTATTCTATAAGAGATGCTTCCATTTCTGTAAGTTGCTGCACGTGATTTTTATTATTGAGTGTTAGTCTTTCATTGTCAAAAATATACGAACCAATTTCAATTATATTATTTCCGTCTAGACTTCTTTTTTGTTCGATTCTTTTTAAAATATTCTGCAAACGCAAAACCAGTTCATCGACTTCAAAAGGTTTGACAATATAATCGTCGGCACCAAGTTTTAAACCTATAATTTTGTCTTCTTTTAACTTTCTTGCCGTTAGAAAAATAAATGGAATTTCGGGATTGATTGTAATTATTTTTTCGGCCAATGAAAATCCGTCCAATTTGGGCATCATTACATCAAACACACAGATATCAAATGTCTGGTTTTGAAAATAGTCTAAAGCTATTTCGCCATTTTCTGCCCAGATTACATCAAATTGATGTAGTTCTAGGTATTGTTTTAAAATCGTAGCAAAATCAAAATCGTCTTCGGCTAAAAGTAATCTTTTCAAAATATGGTAATTAAACTTTTAATAAAATAGTAAACTGAGTTCCTTTTCCTAAATCACTCACGACGTTAACAGTGCCATGATGCGCTTTTACAATTTGATTTACATAATAAAGACCTAAACCTAAGCCTTTTGTATTATGAAGATTTCCTTGTTGCACACGATAAAACTTATCAAAAAGGAAGGATTGTTTGTTTTTAGGAATGCCAATTCCGTCATCTTCAATACTAATAGAAAATTGATTCTCTACAATGCTGGTTCTGATTGTAATGGCTTTGGAGCCATATTTTACAGCATTTTCCAATACATTCAAAAAAGCCGTTGTCAGATGGAATTTATCCAGTGCTAAAATGGTTTTCGAGGTTTGAAAATCAGTTTTTAGATCAATTTTTGGAAAAGTAATTTTAAAATCGTTTACAATTGAAAGAAGAAAATCTTCAGTTTCTATCTTTTCTTTCTGCAATTCTAATTCATTTTCAGCCAAAGAATTTGCCATAACCTGATCAATCAAATTCTGAAGACGATTGTTCTGGCGTGAAATAGTATTTATAATAGCATTGAAATTATCGTCGTTGTCCCGAATATTTTTCTGTTCTAAAATCTTGGTTGAAATACTTAAAGTTGCTAAAGGCGTTTTGAGTTCGTGTGTGATATTATTAATAAAATCGGTTTTGACATCACTTACTTTTTTCTGTTTTATCAGGGCTTTAATAGCAATGATAAAGAGACTGATTAAAGTTGCGATCGAGAATAACGAAAGAATTAAAATAAAGGTCATTCGTCTTAAGATAATCATTTCCCAATCGATAACCGAGACGTACATCGAATCTTCGGTTAGTAATTTATAATCCTGATTTTCAAAAGTTCCGTTTGTGGTCCCAACATAATTCCGAACCAAAAAAGCATGGTTTAATGAAGCCAGATTGCCGTATAATTTGTTTTGAATAAAAGGCTTTTCTGAGAAAATCGTATCGGCTTTTTTAGCGTTTTTATAAAGAATGAATTTATTAAGTACAATAGCAAAATCAATTTTGAAGTTGGGCAAATCGCGCTCAAATTTTCGTTGAATTGCTGTAGTTAATGCGCTTTGGTATTCACTTTCTAAAATTCTTTGTTTTATATCTATTTTAGAACTTTTTCCTTTAATGTATTTTTCCGATAAATTCTTATATAGTGCTTCTTTTTTGGAAACTAAAGCCGAATCAATATCGCTGTAATTATTTGTAATCTGGGCAATTTCATTTTTGATCTGTGTATGAAACTGTGCCACTTTATAATCGTAGGCAGTTTTTACTAAATAGCATTGTACGGTCGACAAAACAAATAGTGCGACGACAGAAAGTGCTATTAATAAATTGATTCTTTGTTTCATTTTTTTGAAATTATGGCCCGTTGATGACACGGATTGATCGGTTTTGGACAGATTTATATTAAGTTAACTTCTAAAAAATAAACGAGCATAAACCCGTTTAATCCGTAAAATCAGTGATCCATTTCTCGAATCAAAAATAATGCTTTTATGGAACAAAAATGACGTTAACTCCGCATTAACCTTCAATTAACTTTCGGAATTGGTTTTTCAAAGCATTTTTGCAGGATTGTTAATCAAAACTTTATTTAAGAATATGAACTATCTGCCTTTTAAACTTTTTCTTGCGGTACTATTTTTTTTCTTGTCCTTTATAGCAAACGCTCAAAATGAAACTTCAAAAGATTCGATCTCAAATCAATTAAATGAAATTGTTATTAATCAGGATAAAAAGACTTTTACCAATTCAAATGGAAATATTAAAGTCGATGTGGCTAATTCTGTTTACAATACCATTCCAAATCCTGTTGATTTGCTTGCGAAATTGCCAACGATTCAAATAAGTCCCGATCGAGAAAAAATATCAATTGTAGGAAAGGGGAATCCGTTAATCTATATCGATAATCAAAAAGCCGAAATGAATGATTTGAATGCTTTGGCTGTTGCCGATATTAAAACAATTGAAATCATTCAGAATCCATCTTCTAAATATGAAGCTGAAGGTCGGGCTGTGATTTTAATTACTAGAAAATTAAGCAGGAAAGACAGTTTTAGAACTGAAATTTCTGAGGTAGCTTCTTTTAAAAAGAATTATAATAATTACCTGGGGTTTAATTCTAGCTTTAAAAAAAATAAATTGGAGTGGAAAGTCAATTTTAACTACAATCGTCTTAATCCCTGGGAGAATCATAGTATTGATTATCAGATTCCGGAGGCTTCAATCGAGTCTAATTATGATGTTAGCGCTACTACCAAAAGAAATAAATATGTTTTTGGCGGCGGTTTGTTTTATAAAATTAATGACGAGGATTATTTCTCTGTAAATGTGAGCGGAAGATTGCAAAGTGATACTTTTGATATTAATACATTTACATACAATAAAAATCAAAACGAGGTCAACAATGTTTTTACTTTTAGTGAAAATTCCAGCAGTAAGAATTTTGTGAATTCATTTCTGAATTATTCAAAAAAAATAAAGTCTATAAATACAGTTTTGTTTACTGGTTTTCAATATTCTAATTTTAATCAGAATTTATCGAGTCTGGTTGAAAATAACTTTAATGAAACTGAATTTGAACTTTCACAAAATAGAGATCAGAAATTTAATGTTGATGTTTTTTCCGGAAGAATCGATTTAGAAAAAAAGTTTAAAAACGAAATGAATCTGGAATATGGCGGACTTTATTTAATGGCCAACTCTAAATCGGATACTGATATTTTTGATTTTGAAAAAGGTGAAAATACAGGTTTTAATTATGACTTTAAAGAATCAAATTCGGCAGTATATACACAGTTTTCCGGAAAGATTAAAAAAGTTGATTTTTCTGTTGGATTAAGACTTGAAAATACCAAAGCAAAAGGAAAGTTTAAATCAGATTTTCTGCCTTCAATCGATAAAAATTACACCAATTTTTTTCCGAAAGCTCAGTTTACGTTTCCAATAGACAGCACAAAAAGTATTAATGTAAATTATGCTAAAAGTATCATAAGGCCAAATTATTCATCGTTAAGTCAAATTGCGACCTATATAAATCCATATTTTATTTACGGCAGTAATATTAATCTAAACCCAACATTTACCGATGAGATTTCGACGGCTTTTCAGTACCATGATAAATCAGTAAAAATAACTTTTTATCGAAACAGAAATCCGGTTTATGGTGATTTTGTATTTAATGATCAAACTAATGTTCTAACTTTTACTGAGCTTAACTTTGATAAAGAAACTGGTTTTAATATTGATTTTACTTTGCCTTTTACCTATAAATTCTGGACAACAACCAATTCTTTAATCTTTATAAAAAATAAAATTGAAGATGATACGGCATTGTATAATTCCTCTAAGCCGTATTTGTATTATTACTCAAACAATACTTTTAAGCTTCCTAAAGATTTTACATTTGCTTTTTCATTTTGGGGAATGACTAAACAAAAAGAAGGTGTTTTTGAGCGTAGAGCCAATTTTATTTTTGATATGTCTCTTGCAAAATCTTTCGGTAAGAACTGGAACTGTACTTTAAATTATAATGATGTTTTTAAAAATACGATTTATGCCGAAAAATTTACAGTAAGCGGTATAAGCTCAAAATCCAGATATTTGGTAGATGCCAATGAAATTTCGATTGCAATACGTTATACTTTTGGAAAAATAAAAGAAAGCGAATTCAAAGAAAAAAATATTGATGAAAATGAAAGCAGAATTCGATAAAATTTAAAAACCATTTTTTTAAGCTTATTCTTATAGATTCTAAAAAAAAGTAACGTTCTTTAGATTATAATTAAAAGAATAGAAATTTAAAAAAGAATATGAATAAAAGAGTACT
The sequence above is drawn from the Flavobacterium sp. N2038 genome and encodes:
- a CDS encoding ketopantoate reductase family protein, coding for MKTKIGILGLGGVGGYFGGLLAKAYSDSKDVEIVFIARGETKKAIAENGLKIITDDFETIVHPDLVSNDPQEIGVLDYLICATKTYDIEESLSALKNCITGKTIILPLYNGVDAQERIQEIFPENEVLQGCVYIISMIFAPGTIRKMGFYEKLFFGSKTAPASKLQELQAILQHAKIESYLVKNIDETVWEKFIFISALATTTSYLNQNIGEVLTNLESKVVYIELLHEIEDVANAKGLKLPEDIVAQTIVKLEKSPREATSSMHRDLLAGKNTEVYSLTKFVVNEGKKHGIKTPLYEKIANVLMK
- a CDS encoding response regulator transcription factor, yielding MKRLLLAEDDFDFATILKQYLELHQFDVIWAENGEIALDYFQNQTFDICVFDVMMPKLDGFSLAEKIITINPEIPFIFLTARKLKEDKIIGLKLGADDYIVKPFEVDELVLRLQNILKRIEQKRSLDGNNIIEIGSYIFDNERLTLNNKNHVQQLTEMEASLIEYLYLNHNQLLKRDQILMSVWKKDDYFSGRSMDVFISRLRKYFNSDPKIKIESVRNIGLEFKIEKP
- a CDS encoding sensor histidine kinase — protein: MKQRINLLIALSVVALFVLSTVQCYLVKTAYDYKVAQFHTQIKNEIAQITNNYSDIDSALVSKKEALYKNLSEKYIKGKSSKIDIKQRILESEYQSALTTAIQRKFERDLPNFKIDFAIVLNKFILYKNAKKADTIFSEKPFIQNKLYGNLASLNHAFLVRNYVGTTNGTFENQDYKLLTEDSMYVSVIDWEMIILRRMTFILILSLFSIATLISLFIIAIKALIKQKKVSDVKTDFINNITHELKTPLATLSISTKILEQKNIRDNDDNFNAIINTISRQNNRLQNLIDQVMANSLAENELELQKEKIETEDFLLSIVNDFKITFPKIDLKTDFQTSKTILALDKFHLTTAFLNVLENAVKYGSKAITIRTSIVENQFSISIEDDGIGIPKNKQSFLFDKFYRVQQGNLHNTKGLGLGLYYVNQIVKAHHGTVNVVSDLGKGTQFTILLKV
- a CDS encoding outer membrane beta-barrel family protein, which produces MNYLPFKLFLAVLFFFLSFIANAQNETSKDSISNQLNEIVINQDKKTFTNSNGNIKVDVANSVYNTIPNPVDLLAKLPTIQISPDREKISIVGKGNPLIYIDNQKAEMNDLNALAVADIKTIEIIQNPSSKYEAEGRAVILITRKLSRKDSFRTEISEVASFKKNYNNYLGFNSSFKKNKLEWKVNFNYNRLNPWENHSIDYQIPEASIESNYDVSATTKRNKYVFGGGLFYKINDEDYFSVNVSGRLQSDTFDINTFTYNKNQNEVNNVFTFSENSSSKNFVNSFLNYSKKIKSINTVLFTGFQYSNFNQNLSSLVENNFNETEFELSQNRDQKFNVDVFSGRIDLEKKFKNEMNLEYGGLYLMANSKSDTDIFDFEKGENTGFNYDFKESNSAVYTQFSGKIKKVDFSVGLRLENTKAKGKFKSDFLPSIDKNYTNFFPKAQFTFPIDSTKSINVNYAKSIIRPNYSSLSQIATYINPYFIYGSNINLNPTFTDEISTAFQYHDKSVKITFYRNRNPVYGDFVFNDQTNVLTFTELNFDKETGFNIDFTLPFTYKFWTTTNSLIFIKNKIEDDTALYNSSKPYLYYYSNNTFKLPKDFTFAFSFWGMTKQKEGVFERRANFIFDMSLAKSFGKNWNCTLNYNDVFKNTIYAEKFTVSGISSKSRYLVDANEISIAIRYTFGKIKESEFKEKNIDENESRIR